In the Salinirubrum litoreum genome, one interval contains:
- a CDS encoding YrdB family protein — translation MQTTTGRPRLTPLRAASAGLRFLLELAGLAAVAYWGVVVGDGLLQQVALAVGAVVFFVGVWGLFVAPKAVRRLGDPGRLVVELIVFGVVVVALVSVGQILVGFGFGLLVVVSEVLVVVLGQRDEL, via the coding sequence GTGCAAACCACGACCGGCCGGCCCCGACTCACGCCCCTCCGTGCCGCCAGCGCCGGCCTCCGCTTCCTGCTCGAACTCGCGGGGCTGGCGGCGGTCGCCTACTGGGGCGTGGTGGTCGGCGATGGCCTCCTCCAGCAGGTCGCGCTGGCGGTCGGTGCGGTGGTGTTTTTTGTTGGAGTTTGGGGCCTGTTCGTCGCGCCGAAGGCGGTTCGGCGACTGGGTGATCCGGGTCGGTTGGTCGTGGAACTGATCGTGTTCGGGGTGGTCGTGGTGGCGCTGGTCTCGGTCGGGCAGATACTCGTCGGGTTCGGGTTCGGTCTGCTGGTGGTCGTGAGTGAGGTCCTCGTGGTCGTGCTCGGGCAACGGGACGAGTTGTAA